From the genome of Labedella gwakjiensis:
CCTGCGATCACGTCGGCCGCGTCGAAGCGCGCGTCGACGACTCCGAAGCCCTGGATCGCGTCCACGATCAGCAGCCGATCGCCGATCACGGATCTGATCGCCTCCAGGTCGGCCACATACCCGGTGCGCGAGTCGACGAGGCTCACGGCGACCGCCGTCACCTCATCGTCGAGACCGGCCTCGACCGCCGCAGGTGTCACGTGCCCCGGCCCGTCGGACGATCCGGCGCCGAGCCATCGCGGTGTCATGGAGCCGATGGCGTCTGCAGCTCGCTGAGCGGCCACGGGAAGACTCGGGAACTCGGCCGGAGACACCAGCAGGGTGCCGCTGAGGCCCAGCATCACGTGCATGAGCCCGTGACTCGTCGACGGTTGGGACACGATCTGGTCCGGCCGGAATCCGCTCACAGCCGCGAGCCCCGCACGGGCGCGCTCCCCGGCGGCCGCGAGTCCCGTGAACGCGCCGTGCCGGAAGCGTGCGAGTGCCTCATTCGCTGCGATGGCCTCGGCCTGCACGGCTGCTGACAGCGGACCGACCTTCGCGTAGTCGAGGTAGCCCGGGTCCTCCGTGAAGCCCGCGGCGAACGTGTCTGCCGGATCTGCCGCGGTCGCGCGAGGGATCTCACCCGTCATCATGTCGTCCGTCATCGTGGGTCCTCGTCGATCAGCTGCCGAAGCGGCGGTTGCGGCGGGCATAGTCGCGCAGCGCGCGGAGGAAGTCCACCTCGCGCATGTCGGGACCGAGTGCCTCCATGAAGTAGAACTCGCTGTGGGCGCTCTGCCACAGCATGAAGTCGCTCAGCCGCTGCTCACCCGATGTACGGATCACCAGGTCCGGATCGGGCTGGCCCCCGGTGTAGAGGTGCTCGCCGATGAGGTCGGGGGTGAGCAACTCGGCGAGTTCGTCGAGGCTCCCGCCCTCTACGTGATGCTTCCGCACGATGGTCCGCATCGCATCGACGATCTCGTGCCGTCCGCCGTAGCCGACGGCGAGATTGACGTGGAGTCCCGTTCGGTCGGAGGTCCGCGCCTGGGCGCCCGTGAGAGCCGCTGTGAGCGGCACCGGGAGCCGAGCGGAGTCACCGACGTGCTGGACCCGCCAGTCACGGAAATGCGAGACATCCTCGGCCAGCTCGGCGATGATCTCGATGAGTTCGCTCAGCTCGCCCTGCGGCCGGTTCTGCAGGTTGTCGCTCGACAGCAGATACAGCGTCACGACACCGATGCCGAGGTCGTCGCACCAGGTGAGGAACTCGCGCATCTTGGCGGCCCCGGCACGATGGCCGTGCGCCGCCGTCTCATAGCCGAGCTGCTTCGCCCAGCGCCGGTTGCCGTCGATGATCATCGCAACGTGATGCGGGAGGGAATCCGGCCGGAGACCGCGCCGCAGCCTCTTCTCGTAGAGCCTGTAGAGCACACCACGGCCCAACGGTTCGGTCCACCCAGTCACAGGGCTACGGTAGTCCACTCGACGCAGCCGCAC
Proteins encoded in this window:
- a CDS encoding aminotransferase class V-fold PLP-dependent enzyme codes for the protein MTDDMMTGEIPRATAADPADTFAAGFTEDPGYLDYAKVGPLSAAVQAEAIAANEALARFRHGAFTGLAAAGERARAGLAAVSGFRPDQIVSQPSTSHGLMHVMLGLSGTLLVSPAEFPSLPVAAQRAADAIGSMTPRWLGAGSSDGPGHVTPAAVEAGLDDEVTAVAVSLVDSRTGYVADLEAIRSVIGDRLLIVDAIQGFGVVDARFDAADVIAGGGQKWLRAGWGTGFLAMGDRAREVLSPVLSGFTGTAEIEPWDEVPAPAGGVSAFTLSNPDLVACARLAASLEEIAETGVSLLASAIAERVAQVIDIADELAMPVVSPRTEHERAGIVVLEPGPGQLGAVGASLHNHGVTATTRQGRVRLSVHAGTTAETLGMLRDALISATTLAP
- a CDS encoding isoprenyl transferase, with product MTGWTEPLGRGVLYRLYEKRLRRGLRPDSLPHHVAMIIDGNRRWAKQLGYETAAHGHRAGAAKMREFLTWCDDLGIGVVTLYLLSSDNLQNRPQGELSELIEIIAELAEDVSHFRDWRVQHVGDSARLPVPLTAALTGAQARTSDRTGLHVNLAVGYGGRHEIVDAMRTIVRKHHVEGGSLDELAELLTPDLIGEHLYTGGQPDPDLVIRTSGEQRLSDFMLWQSAHSEFYFMEALGPDMREVDFLRALRDYARRNRRFGS